Genomic window (Streptomyces sp. SLBN-31):
CAAGCAGGCGTACACCGACGGCGTGCTCGCCGTCATCGACGGTATCGCCGCTCGCCTGGCGCCCACCGATCCGCGCTCGGTGCGCACGAAGACCCTCAGCGTCTATGCCATGATGGTCGGGACGCTGCAGCTCTCCCGCGCCCTGGCCGACCGGCGACTCTCCGACGAGCTCCTCGAAGAGGGCATCCGCAACGCCCTCACTCTGCTCAGCGCACAACCACCGGCTACTGGCGGCTGAAGGTGCTGTTCGACGGGGACGAGGTGCCCTCCCGCGCACGGCCGGGCAGCAAGCACCACGTCCTCACCGACGGCCAGGGCATCCCGCTCGCAGTGTCGCTGACCGGCGGCAACCGCAACGACGTCACCCAACTCCTGCCCCTGCTCGACAAGGTTCCACCGGTCGCCGGTGTCGTCGGCCGCCCGCGCCGACGCCCGGACGCCCTTCTCGCCGACCGCGGCTACGACCACGACAAGTACCGGCGCCTGGTCCGGGCACGAGGAATCACGCCAGTCATCGCCGAACGAGGACAGGAAAACGGCTCCGGCCTGGGCATCTTCCGTTCTGTGGTCGAGCGCACGATCGCCTGGCTCCATGGCTTCCGACGGCTGCGAATCCGCTGGGAACGACGCGACGACATCCACGAAGCCCTCCTCGGCCTCGCCACCTGCCTGATCACCCACCGACACGTCCAACGCCTTTGTTAGGACGTCTTAGAGAGCATCTGATCAGTGTTCACGCTGATGTGGGTGGGATGCCCGTTTCGATTCGCCAGGTTGGTGTAGATTCTCCGGTCAGTTCGCGGGACATTTTGTTAGCCATCGCCCAGTGGATCATCGCTCTCGACCTCTGCGGGAGGGCTTCATAGTCGCCCGCCAGGCGGCGGTGCTGCATGAGCCAGCCGAAGGTCCGCTCGATCACCCACCGCTTCGGCAGCGGCTCGAACCCCTTCGTCCGCTGCCGCTGAACCACCTCGACATCGATGCCCAACCGGGCGCCGTGGTTGAAGATGCTGTTCTGGTAACCGCCGTCGGCCCAGACCTTGGTGACGCTGGGATGCGCCGCGGCTAGGTCGTCGATCAGGAGCTTGCCGCCGGTGGTGCCATGGACGTTCGCGGCGGTGACGAGGACAGCCAGCACCAGGCCGAGAGTGTCCGTGATCAGGTGCCGCTTTGTTGGGCAGCTTGGGTCCCTTGGGCTGTTTTCGGACGGCCGGTTGGTCGGTTTGCCGGAGCAGGCGTGTCGGCACCGTTTCTCCGTGGTCCGGCGCGGTGGGGCGAAGCGGGCCGAGGACGGGCGGTGCCTCCACCGACGGCGGTTGCGGTGAACGCACCGCCTGTTGTCGGGGTGTCAGAGGGCGATGATCTGCCACTGCTGCTCGGGTGCGCGGGTGTAGGTCAACTGGTCGATGTTGGCCCCGTCGGCGGTCGAGCCCGCATCGACGTTGAGCGACAGGCCGCTGAACCGGTTGGTGAGGTAGTAGTAGCCATCGCCGGTGGGCGTGACCGCCCAGTGTTGCTGGGGAACGTCGTCGTCTGCATAGATGGCGACGTTCCCGCCGTCCACCCGCGAGAGTCCGGCCACCTCCATCAGTTTGCCGCTGTTCACGTTCTTGATCTCGTAGTAGCCGTCTCCAGTGGAGGCGAAGGTCCACTTCTGTGCGGTGTTGTTCAGCCACGGCCACTGCTGGATGTTGGTGCCGTTGGCCGTACCGAAGTTGAACACGTCGACGACCTTGCCGCTCTTGCGGTTGACGATGCGGTAGACCGTGCCGTCGCCAGGGAGGACACCCGACACCAGGGTCGGCTTGGCAGTTCGGCCGCCGATGTGGAGGTTGCCTATGTTGGCGTAGCCGCCGGTGGCCGCGTTGGCCCGGATCCGTACGAATCCCACGTTCCGGGCGGGCCATTCGGCCACCTTGGTGGTGCGGTCTCCGGCCCAGGTGCCGGTGGCGACCTGGGTGAAGTTCGTGCCGTCGGTGCTGGTGGAGATGGTGTACGAGGTGATGTCACCGTCGGTGGTGTTGCTGCGGTTCCACTGCTTGGGCAGGTACTCCAGGGTGGAGACGTTGCTCCACACCCCGCCCAGGTCGATCGTGATGGAGTGGGGCAGGGCGGGGGACAGTCCCCAGGTCGACCAGCAGGTCTCGTAGTTCTTGTCGCTCAGTCCGTCGATGGCGTTGAGCGGTCCCTCTCCGGTGCGGAATGAGGTCGCGTAGGCGCTGACAGGTGTGACGGGGTGCTCGGCGCGCAGCATCTGTGTCGGCAGTGGCGGGCGGGAGGTGTTGGGGCTCCAGGCCGCGCCGACTTCGGCGAGTCGGTTGACGATGTTGGTGTCGAGCCTGCCGTCCCGGTTGGGCGGGCAGTTGAGGATGAACGAGGTGTACTTCGGTTCCAGGTCGGCCAGGTGGGACAGGATCGCCGCCTTGCTCATGGGGTCGGTGGTCGGCGTGGTCGGATGCCAGAACCAGCCGTTGCTGATCGTCTGCCCTTGCGTGGCGGCGTAGGTGTTTCCGGCCGGCGCGGTGACGCCCAGCGGCTCCTCGAAGTAGATCGCGTCACCGAGGAACGGCTCCGACAGCGCACCGTGGTCGATCATGATGATGTCCGGCTGGAGCGACTTCACGTGCTCGCGGATCCGCTGGTAGGAGACGGCCTGCTGGCCCATCTGCCACGCATAGCCGTCGGTGATGAAGATGTCGATGGTGCCGTAGTTCGTGAGCAGTTCGGTGATCTGGCCGAGGATTAAGGTCATGTCGCCGGGCTGGATGGCATCCGTGGTGTCGAGCCCGGACACCGTGTGCCGGCTCTCCCACGCTTCGATGCCGAAGGTGCGGTCCCATATCGAGTAGTAGAGTCCGACCTTCAGTCCCTTGGCCCGGAAGGCGTCGCAGTACACCTTCACCACGTCATGCTTGTAGGAGCTGTTGGCGACGTTCTGGGTGCCGTAGGCGCTCGGCCACAGGGCGAAGCCGTCGTGGTGCTTGGTCGTCAGGATGCCGTAGCTCATCTTCGCCGCCACGGCGGCGTCCGCCCACTGGGCACAGTCCACGGCCGTGGGGGCGAACAGGGCGGGGTTCTGGTTGGGCTCGGCCCACTCCTGGTTGGTGAAGGTGCCCAGGTTGAAGTGGTTGAACATGCCGAACCGCATGTTCACCAGCTTCTCCAGGTTGGTCTGCAGGTCGGCGGCTGCCGCCTGGGACACCAGGCTCGAGAGGGCGGGGGCGACGGGCAGTACCGTGGCGGTGGCAGCGCCGGCGGCGGCCCCCAGGAACGTGCGGCGGGACAGTCTTCCTGACGACATGGGTGTGCTCCCGGTTGAGGGTGGCTCTGCGGCACGGGATGAGGTTTGGCGGCGGCACCCGAGGGCGGGCGGGCTCCAGAGTTTTGGGCGCGGCTCTCCAGATGGGCTCCGAAGCGCCGGATGTTACGCATGAAGGTCGGTGACGTCACTGCCCCGTGTCAACAGGTGAATGGATGAAAGTGCTCACGGGCAGAGCGGAATTGGCGGTTTCGTCCCTCCGCGTACCTTTCCATTTCCTGTAGACATGCCATGTTCTGCAGGAGGCGGAGAGTGATCTACGAAGCGCCGCAGCGGTTCGGGGAGTGGTGCACCCGGCTGCCGCGGCGCCATCCGCGCCCCTCGCTCGCCCTGCACCCGGAGGGGGTGAGCGCAAGGGGGCGTCCCATCACAGACCGGCATCATTGATGGGATGGATTGATCCAAGGAGGCTGATGATCGAGCCTCTCCAGAACGCCCTACCTAATCTGTGCAGCAAACTTTGTCGCCACCCTAGACGGCACCGCCAACAAGCCTCTATAAACATCCCATCTCTGGGGGCGACACACAGCGGTCGCATCTCCGAAACAACCACCCGCTACGGGACCAGCGCGAGGAAGTACCCATGAGACTCAGAACCGGCCTCTGTTCCGCCGTCTCCGCCCTCTCCGCAGTGGCGCTGCTCAGCGCCTGCAGCGGCGGCTCCGGCACCGCTTCGTCGAGCAGCGCCCCGCTGGTCGGCGTCGACTACCCCCGCTCCGACACCGACTTCTGGAACTCGTACATCAAGTACACACCTCAGTCCGCCAAGCAGCTCGGCCTGTCCCTGAAGACCACGAACTCGCAGAACGACGTCGCCAAACTGACCGCCAACGCACAGACGTTCATCAGCCAGGGCGTCAAGGGCATCGCGATGGCCCCGCAGGACACCGCCGCCATCGCGCCGACACTGGCGCAGCTGGAGGCGAAGAAGATACCGGTCGTCACCGTCGACACCCGTCCCGACAGCGGCAACGTCTTCATGGTGGTGCGCGCGGACAACCGCGCCTACGGCGAGAAGGCCTGTCAGTTCCTCGGCGCGAAGCTGAACGGCAAGGGCAAGGTCGTCATGCTGGAGGGCGGCCTCGACTCTATCAACGGCCGTGACCGCACCGAGGCGTTCAACGACTGCATGAAGAAGAACTTCCCCGGCATCAAGGTGTTCGGCGAGGCCACGAACTGGGACGGCGCGACCGCGGCGCAGAAGCTGCAGACGGACCTGACCGCCAACCCGGACATCAAGGGCGTCTACATGCAGTCCAGCTTCGCCCTGTCCGGCACGCTCCAGGTGCTCAAGCAGAAGGGCCTGCTGGTGGGCCCAAAGGACAAGAAGCACGTCTTCATCGTGTCCAACGACGGCATCCCCGAGGAACTCAAGGACATCGCCGCGGGCAAGATCGACGCCACGGTCTCCCAGCCGGCCGACCTCTACGCCAAGTACGCGCTGTACTACCTGAAGGCCGCGATCGACGGAAAGAAGTTCAAGCCGGGCAAGACCGACCACGACAGCACGATCATCCAGGTCCGTGCCGGTCTGCTGGAGGACCAGCTGTCCGCTCCGCTGGTGACCGCCGACGGCGGCACGTTCGGCGGCGTCCCCAGCGTCAAGAGCGACGACACGTCGCTGTGGGGCAACAACCTCGGCTGACCTGCCTTCCCAAGGAACCCAACGGCCAACCATCACAAGGCGGTTGAGATGAGTGACGGGGAGCGTACTGTCACACCCGCGCCCGCCCCGGCGGACGACGGGCGGGCCCCCGCAGCCCCGCCCGTCGTCGAGGCGACGGGCATAGTCAAACGATTCGGTCCGACGGTGGCCCTCAACGGCGCCCGGATCACCATCAGGCCCGGCGAGACCCACGCGCTCGTCGGCCGCAACGGGGCCGGCAAGTCGACCCTCGTGTCCGTCCTGACCGGCCTGCAGGCTCCCGACGAGGGAACGGTCACCTTCGGCGGCGACCCGGCACCACGACTCAGCGACCGCGACGCCTGGCGACAGCGCGTAGCCTGTGTCTACCAGAAGTCGACGATCATTCCCACGCTGACCGTCGCCGAGAACCTCTTCCTGAACCGGCACCACCACGGGCGGGGTCGGCTGATCAGCTGGCCCGGCGTACGCCGCCGGGCCCAGGAACTGCTGTCGACCTGGTCGGTGGACGTCGACCCGCAGTCCCCGGCCGGCGAGCTGAGCGTCGAGCAACGGCAGTTCGTCGAGATCGCCCGGGCGCTGTCCTTCGGAGCCCGGTTCATCATCCTCGACGAGCCCACCGCACAGCTCGACGCGGCGGCCATCAACCGGCTCTTCGACCGCATCCGCGACCTGCAACGCCAGGGCGTGACCTTCCTGTTCATCAGCCACCACCTGCAGGAGGTCTACGAGATCTGCGACATGGTGACGGTGTTCCGCGATGCGGCGCACATCGTGACCGCCCCGGTCGCGGACCTCCCCCGCGCCGAGCTGGTCGCGGCGATGACCGGCGAGGCGGCGACCGACCGGCGGCAGGAGCGTGTCGGCAGCCTGGACCACAGCACCGCACCCGCGCTGGCCGTGCACCGCCTCGGCAGCGACGACACCTACACCGACGTCACCTTCCAGGTGGGCGCCGGGGAGATCGTCGGCCTCGCGGGTGCCGCCGCCAGCGGACGGACGGAGGTCGCCGAGACCGTCGTGGGACTGCGGGCCGCGGCGACCGGGGACCTGGAGATCGCCGGGCACCGGCCGCGGCCGGGCAGCGTGCCCGCCGCGCTCGCCGCCGGGGCGGGGTTCGTCCCGCAGGACCGGCACCATCAGGGCTTCGTGCCCGACATGTCGATCGCCGACAACGCCACCTTGTCCGTGCCCAAACGGCTGGGCAGGAACGGCTTCCTCAGCCGCGGCCGCCGGGACCAGCTGGCCGGGCGCATGATCGAGAACCTGGCCATCAAGACACCGGGACCCGAACTGCCCGTGTCCGCCCTGTCCGGCGGCAACCAGCAGAAGGTCGTCATGGCGCGCGCCTTGGCCGACGACCCCCGGCTGCTGGTGCTGATCAACCCGACCGCGGGCGTGGACGTGCGCTCCAAGGAGTTCCTCCTCGGCAAGGTCGAGGAGACCGCCGTGTCCGGCACCGGGGTGCTCATCGCCTCCGACGAACTCGATGACCTGCGCATGTGCGACCGGGTCCTGGTGATGTTCCAGGGCCGGGTGACGACCGAGATAGCCCGCGGCTGGCACGACCACGACCTCGTGGCCGCGATGGAAGGAGTGGACCTCGATGCCTGAAACCGTCCTCGCCGAGGGCGCCGCCCAGGCCGTGGAGCCCAAGCAGAAGCGGACCGCGCTCTTCGGCGGCCGGATCCCACTGGCCCGGCTGCGCGACCTGGCGCTCGTCCCGGCGATCGTCGTCATCGCGATCGTCGGCCAGATCGTCAACCCGGTCTTCCTGCAGGCCGACAACCTCATCAACGTCCTGCAGACCATGTCCGAGATGGCCCTGCTGGTCCTCGCCCAGACGATGATCCTCATCGTCAAGAAGATGGATCTCTCCCTGGAGTCCACCATGGGCCTGTCGCCCGGCGTCGCGGCCTGGCTGGTCGTCCCGGCCGGCGCCGGACACGGACTCGGGCTGCTCCCCGGCGCCTGGGCGGTCCCCATCACCCTCGCCGTGGGCGCGCTGGTCGGCGTGATCAACTCGCTGCTGATCATCCGCTTCGGCCTCAACGGCTTCATCGTCACGCTCGGCATGCTGATCGTGCTACGGGGCATCCTCACCGGCATCTCCGGCGGCCAGACCTTCTTCCAGCTGCCGCAGTCGATGCTCTACACCGGCACCGCCGAATGGTTCGGCATGCCCGCCTCCATCTGGATCTGCCTGGCCCTGTTCGCCGTCGCGATCGTGGTGCTCGGCTGGACCAGCTTCGGCCGCTCGCTGTACGCCATCGGCGGCAACGTCGACGCCGCGAAGGCGGCCGGCATCCGCACCGACCGGGTGCTGTGGATCGTCATCGTCACCGGCAGCGTGCTCGCCGCCCTCGCCGGGCTGATGCTCTCCGGACGTCTCGCCTCGGTCGCCTCAGCACAGGGCAACGGCTACATCTTCACCGTCTTCGCCGCCGCCGTCATCGGAGGCATCAGCCTCAACGGCGGCAAGGGCACCATGTTCGGCGCGTTCTGCGGCATCCTGCTGCTCTTCATGATCCAGAACGTGCTGACGCTGGCCGGTGTCCCGGCCCAGTGGATCGGCGCCCTCAACGGCCTGATCATCCTCGTCGCCCTCGCCATCTCCCGCATCACCGGCGGCAAGGTCCAGGAATGACCCGGGCGGCCCGCCGGCCGCCCGACCTCCGCCGCGTTCACGTCTCGCCGCAAAGAGGGGAACCCATCCCCCTCCTTGCTCCTCACAGGAGTTGCCGCCATGTCCGACCCCGTGCCCGCATCCGCCCGCATCATCGCCCTGGACGTCCTGGACGTGCGGTTCCCGACCTCCGAACACCTCGACGGCTCGGACGCCATGAACCCCGAGCCCGACTACTCGGCCGCCTACGTGGTCCTGCGCACCGATGCGGGCGACCAACTGGAGGGCCACGCCCTGGCCTTCACCACCGGACGGGGCAACGACGCCCAGGCCGCCGCCATCGCCACCCTCGCCCCGCACGTGGTCGGCCTGTCGGTGGAACAGGTCTGCTCCGACCTCGGCGCCTTCTCCCGCTCCCTCGTCCACGACCCCCAACTGCGCTGGCTGGGACCCGAGAAGGGCGCCATCCACATGGCGACCGGAGCCGTCGTCAACGCCGCCTGGGACCTGGCCGCCAAGCGCGCCGGCAAGCCCGTGTGGCGCTTCCTCGGCGAGATGTCGTCGCAGGAGCTGGTCGCGCAGGTCGACTTCCGCTGGCTGTCCGACGCCCTCACCCCCGGGGAGGCGCTGGAGATCCTGCACCGCGCCGAGCCGGGCCGCGAGGAGCGCATCGCCCGGCTGCTGGAGGGGGGCTACCCCGCCTACACCACCAC
Coding sequences:
- a CDS encoding sugar ABC transporter substrate-binding protein, translated to MRLRTGLCSAVSALSAVALLSACSGGSGTASSSSAPLVGVDYPRSDTDFWNSYIKYTPQSAKQLGLSLKTTNSQNDVAKLTANAQTFISQGVKGIAMAPQDTAAIAPTLAQLEAKKIPVVTVDTRPDSGNVFMVVRADNRAYGEKACQFLGAKLNGKGKVVMLEGGLDSINGRDRTEAFNDCMKKNFPGIKVFGEATNWDGATAAQKLQTDLTANPDIKGVYMQSSFALSGTLQVLKQKGLLVGPKDKKHVFIVSNDGIPEELKDIAAGKIDATVSQPADLYAKYALYYLKAAIDGKKFKPGKTDHDSTIIQVRAGLLEDQLSAPLVTADGGTFGGVPSVKSDDTSLWGNNLG
- a CDS encoding alpha-L-fucosidase; the encoded protein is MSSGRLSRRTFLGAAAGAATATVLPVAPALSSLVSQAAAADLQTNLEKLVNMRFGMFNHFNLGTFTNQEWAEPNQNPALFAPTAVDCAQWADAAVAAKMSYGILTTKHHDGFALWPSAYGTQNVANSSYKHDVVKVYCDAFRAKGLKVGLYYSIWDRTFGIEAWESRHTVSGLDTTDAIQPGDMTLILGQITELLTNYGTIDIFITDGYAWQMGQQAVSYQRIREHVKSLQPDIIMIDHGALSEPFLGDAIYFEEPLGVTAPAGNTYAATQGQTISNGWFWHPTTPTTDPMSKAAILSHLADLEPKYTSFILNCPPNRDGRLDTNIVNRLAEVGAAWSPNTSRPPLPTQMLRAEHPVTPVSAYATSFRTGEGPLNAIDGLSDKNYETCWSTWGLSPALPHSITIDLGGVWSNVSTLEYLPKQWNRSNTTDGDITSYTISTSTDGTNFTQVATGTWAGDRTTKVAEWPARNVGFVRIRANAATGGYANIGNLHIGGRTAKPTLVSGVLPGDGTVYRIVNRKSGKVVDVFNFGTANGTNIQQWPWLNNTAQKWTFASTGDGYYEIKNVNSGKLMEVAGLSRVDGGNVAIYADDDVPQQHWAVTPTGDGYYYLTNRFSGLSLNVDAGSTADGANIDQLTYTRAPEQQWQIIAL
- a CDS encoding sugar ABC transporter ATP-binding protein; the protein is MSDGERTVTPAPAPADDGRAPAAPPVVEATGIVKRFGPTVALNGARITIRPGETHALVGRNGAGKSTLVSVLTGLQAPDEGTVTFGGDPAPRLSDRDAWRQRVACVYQKSTIIPTLTVAENLFLNRHHHGRGRLISWPGVRRRAQELLSTWSVDVDPQSPAGELSVEQRQFVEIARALSFGARFIILDEPTAQLDAAAINRLFDRIRDLQRQGVTFLFISHHLQEVYEICDMVTVFRDAAHIVTAPVADLPRAELVAAMTGEAATDRRQERVGSLDHSTAPALAVHRLGSDDTYTDVTFQVGAGEIVGLAGAAASGRTEVAETVVGLRAAATGDLEIAGHRPRPGSVPAALAAGAGFVPQDRHHQGFVPDMSIADNATLSVPKRLGRNGFLSRGRRDQLAGRMIENLAIKTPGPELPVSALSGGNQQKVVMARALADDPRLLVLINPTAGVDVRSKEFLLGKVEETAVSGTGVLIASDELDDLRMCDRVLVMFQGRVTTEIARGWHDHDLVAAMEGVDLDA
- a CDS encoding ABC transporter permease produces the protein MPETVLAEGAAQAVEPKQKRTALFGGRIPLARLRDLALVPAIVVIAIVGQIVNPVFLQADNLINVLQTMSEMALLVLAQTMILIVKKMDLSLESTMGLSPGVAAWLVVPAGAGHGLGLLPGAWAVPITLAVGALVGVINSLLIIRFGLNGFIVTLGMLIVLRGILTGISGGQTFFQLPQSMLYTGTAEWFGMPASIWICLALFAVAIVVLGWTSFGRSLYAIGGNVDAAKAAGIRTDRVLWIVIVTGSVLAALAGLMLSGRLASVASAQGNGYIFTVFAAAVIGGISLNGGKGTMFGAFCGILLLFMIQNVLTLAGVPAQWIGALNGLIILVALAISRITGGKVQE